The sequence AGGTGCGTACCATCGGGACGAAGGTCGCCGGGGTATCGACGATGACGTCGGCGCGGCGGCGGGTGTGCCAGTAGGCGGTGCCGGCCAGCAGCAGCGTCATCAGCGCGAAGTGGAGGGGCAGGGCCATCGACCCGAGGTGGGCCATGCCGGCGCCGGCCAGCACCGGGCCGAGGGCCGCGCCGGCCCCGTGGAACAGCAGCAACGCCGCGTTGCCGCCAAGAATCTCGTCCGTGTGCAGGTGGTCGATCAGATGCGCCACCGCAATCGGATACAGCGAAAAGGCTGCGCCGCCGAAGGCAAAGGCCGCCGCCAGCAGCGGCCAGTGGCGCGCGCCGGCCCACAGCAGGGCCAGGCTGGCCAGGGCGGTCAGCAGCGCCACCGCCATCAGCGCGCGGCGCCGGTCGCTGCCATCGCTGAAGTGCCCGATCGGCCATTGCAGTGCGACACCGCCCACAATGGTGGCGGTCATGAAATCGGCCGCCAGCGCTGCCTCGCCGCCGAGCCGGCCGACCCACACCGCCCCGAGGCTCCAGAAGGCCCCCATCGTCAGCCCCGACAAGACGCCGGCCAGCACCGCCACCGGCGCCGTGCGAAAGCAGCCGCGCAGCGACATGCGGGCCGCGGACGGCGGCGTCGGCGGTGTCAGCCGGGTGGCCGACACCGGCATCGCCGCCACGCACACCAGGGCCGCCGAGATCACGAACAGCAGGTAGCCCGTCGGCGCATCGAGGGCCAGCAGCTGCTGCGCCGCCGCCAGCGCGCCCAGGTTGCACACCATGTAGATGGCGAACACCCGGCCGCGCAGCGCCGCACCGGCATGGCTGCTCAGCCAGCTCTCGATGACGATGTACAGGCCCACCACCGCCGCGCCGGCGATGATCCGCAGCCCGATCCAGGCCACCGGGTCGATCAGCATCAGGTGGGCCAGCACGCTGGCCGTCACCGCCGCGGTGAAAAAGGCGAAGGCGCGGATGTGGCCCATCCGCCGGACCAGCGACGGGACCAGCAGCGTGCCGAGCAGGAAGCCAATGAAATAGCTCGAGCCCATCAGGCCGAGCAGCGCATCGGAGAACCCCTCGTGGGCACCGCGCAGCACCAGCAGCGTGTTGAGCAGGCCGACACCGAGCAACAGCAGGACGGTGCCCGAGAGCAGCGCGAGAATTCGCGCAATGACAGGGAACATGATGTCGGGGCGTCAGTGCTGGCCGGCGGGATTCACCCGCCGTCAATCGACCGAACATGCACGCAAGGGCTTGCGGCACAGGCTGGCACCCGCAGTGCCGGCCCGTCAGGACCACCCGGCGTCGGGTGGTGGGCGCGCGTTCCGTTCCGGCCGAATCGGGGCGCCGGTGTCACCGGCAAGCACAGGAACGCAAATTATTTTCGTACAAACATTCTACCGACATTGATGCAATGCACAACCCGAACCGCCGGCCGGTGGCTTTCCCCGCAGCGCTGCCACGCTACGGTGTGCGACGGTTTGGCCCTTGCGGTGGCCGGTTGGCCAGAAAAATGCCGATGCCGACCAGTGTCATGGCGGCGATGATGGCCGGGGTCAGCGGCTCGTCGAGGAACGCCACCCCGGCCAGCACGCCCATCACCGGGGTGAGGAAGGAGAACGCCGACAGCCGCGTGGCCGGATAGTGGCGGATCAGCCAGAACCAGCAGGCGTAGCTGAAGGCGGCCACCACCACGATCTGGAACCCCAGGCTGGCCACCACGGTGGGCGTGAGGGCACGGACCTCGCGCTCGCCCAGGGCCAGGGCCAGCGCCGACAGCACGACGGCGGAGACCGCCAACTGGTAGAGCAGCGTCTTTTCCGGCGCCGCCGTGGCCAGGCGCGAGAACTTGATGGTGAGTGTGGTCGCCGCCCACAACACGGCGGCGCCGAGCATCATCACGTCACCGAGCCAGGTGATGCCGGCCGGTTTGAGCAGCCCTTCGCCGAACAGCGCCACCACACCGGCAAAGGCCAGGCCGAGCCCGACCCACTGGACGGGGCGCATGTGCTCGTCGGGCAGGCGCCAGACCACCGCCAGCGAGACCAGGAAGGGCGCGGTGTACAGGAAGATCACCCCGCGCGAGGCCGGGGTGTACTGCAGCGCCCAGTAGAGCAGCGCGAATTCGCCCGCGAACAAGACGCCGGCCAGCAGTCCGGGGCGCAAGGTGCCGTCGTCGAGCCGCAGGTCGATGCCGCGGTGGCGCGCCCACAGCCAGACCAGTCCGACCGCACCGACCGACCGGATGGCCGATTGCAGGAGCGGCGCCACCGTCGGCGCGGCCAGCTTGATGGCCACCTGCTGCAGCCCCCAGATGGTGCACAGGCCGACCATCAGGGCGGCGGCATGGGGGTCGAGATGGGTGCGGAAGGCGGTCACGGTCGGCCTTGTGAAATGAGGGCAAGCGCAGATTCAACCGGAGCGAGGCCGTCGCGCGCAAGTTGACCCGGGGTCAACGGCCGGTCGCGGTGGCCCGCCGCTGTCGGCGACTTTTACACTCGCAACCGAGCGGGCCTCGGGTTCGAGAATAAATGGTAGTAAAAACAAATAGATGCGCGCGATGGCGCTGCTTATGCTTGCTCCGCAGCGAAGGCATCGTGCCATCACGTGATGGCCGCCTTGGCGTGGAGCGTTTGCCATGAAGCGACTCGGACTGCGGCTGTTCACCTGCCTGGCGCTGACCATGGGCAGTGCGTGGGCAGCGCCGGAATACTATTCGGCCACCTTGTCGGGCCTCAACGAGTCGCCGCCGGTGGTGTCGCTGGGGACGGGCACGGTGCAGATCGGCTACGACGCGGCCGCCCAGACATTGTCGGTCGACGTCGACTTCGCCAACCTGGTCGGCACCACGGTGGCGGCGCACCTGCACTGTTGCGCGGCGCCGGGCCTCAACGACGGGGTCGCGGTCGGCCTGATCGGATTCGCCTCGGGCGTGACCGGCGCGACCTACAGCCGGCTGTTCGACCTGACCGACACATCGATCTTCTCGTCAGGCTTCCTGGCCGGTGACGGTGGCGGCACCGCCGCCGGCGCGGCGACGGCGCTGACCACCGCGCTGGCCAACGGGCAGGTCTACCTGAATATCCACACCAACGTGTATCCCGCCGGCGAAATACGCGGCAATCTGGTCCTCGGCCGCGGGCAGGGCGTGCCCGAACCCGGTGCGCTGGCCTTGCTGGCGCTGGCCCTGATGGCGCTGGCGCTGACGCGGCGCGATGGCCGCCTCTGCCTGGCACGGTCGGCCACCCGCCGGGCCGCGTGATGTCCTAGAAGCCTTCGAGCACGATCTTGCCGCGGGCGGTGTTGCTCTCGAGCTTGGCGTGGGCGCGTTTGAGGTTGGTGGCGTTGATGCGCCCGAAGTGATCGCCCACGGTGCTGCGGAGCAGGCCGGCGTCGACCAGCGCCGCGATCTCTTCGAGCAGCTGGTGCTGGGCGATCATGTCGGCGGTGCCGAACATCGAGCGGGTGTACATGAACTCCCAGTGCAGCGACAGGCTCTTGCGCTTGAGCGCCCGCACGTCGAGCGCAGCGGGGTCGTCGATCAGCCCGAAGCGGCCCTGCGGCGCGATCAGCTCGACGATCTGCGCGAAGTGGGCATCGGTCTGGTTCAGGCTGACCACATGGGTGATCGGGCCGAGACGGGCCACCTCCGCGGCCAGCGGCCGGCTGTGGTCCACCACGTGATGGGCGCCCAGCTCGCGCACCCAGGCTTGGGTCTCGGGGCGTGACGCCGTGCCGATGACGGTGACGCCGGTGAGCCGGCGGGCCAGTTGGGTCATGATCGAGCCGACCCCGCCCGAGGCGCCGATGATCAGCAACTGCTGGCCGGTGGCCTGCTTGCCCGGCACCAGCTGCAGGCGGTCGAACAGCATCTCCCAGGCGGTGATGGCGGTCAGCGGCAGCGCTGCGGCCTGCGCGAAGTCGAGTGTTGCCGGCATGTGGCCGACGATACGCTCATCGACCAGGTGCAACTCGGCGTTGGTGCCGGCGCGGGTCAGGTCGCCGGCGTACCACACCCGGTCACCGACCTTGAAATGCGCCACCTCCGGGCCGACGGCACGGACCACGCCGGCCGCGTCCCAGCCCAGCACCTTCCACTGGCCAGCCTCGGGCGCCACGTTCTGGCGGATCTTGGTGTCGACCGGGTTGACCGAGATGGCCTTGATCTCGACCAGCAGGTCGCGACCGGTGGCCACCGGGTCGGGCAGGGTGATGTCCTGCAGCGCGTCGGCGTGGTCGATGGGCAGGGTGTGTTGGTAGGCGATGGCTTTCATGGGTGGGGTTCCTGAGGGGAGGTGGTTGTCAAGCGCCGGCTGCCGTGG comes from Denitromonas sp. and encodes:
- a CDS encoding MFS transporter; this encodes MFPVIARILALLSGTVLLLLGVGLLNTLLVLRGAHEGFSDALLGLMGSSYFIGFLLGTLLVPSLVRRMGHIRAFAFFTAAVTASVLAHLMLIDPVAWIGLRIIAGAAVVGLYIVIESWLSSHAGAALRGRVFAIYMVCNLGALAAAQQLLALDAPTGYLLFVISAALVCVAAMPVSATRLTPPTPPSAARMSLRGCFRTAPVAVLAGVLSGLTMGAFWSLGAVWVGRLGGEAALAADFMTATIVGGVALQWPIGHFSDGSDRRRALMAVALLTALASLALLWAGARHWPLLAAAFAFGGAAFSLYPIAVAHLIDHLHTDEILGGNAALLLFHGAGAALGPVLAGAGMAHLGSMALPLHFALMTLLLAGTAYWHTRRRADVIVDTPATFVPMVRTSQGAMDMMSAEQVAHVPATETPSS
- a CDS encoding DMT family transporter, encoding MVGLCTIWGLQQVAIKLAAPTVAPLLQSAIRSVGAVGLVWLWARHRGIDLRLDDGTLRPGLLAGVLFAGEFALLYWALQYTPASRGVIFLYTAPFLVSLAVVWRLPDEHMRPVQWVGLGLAFAGVVALFGEGLLKPAGITWLGDVMMLGAAVLWAATTLTIKFSRLATAAPEKTLLYQLAVSAVVLSALALALGEREVRALTPTVVASLGFQIVVVAAFSYACWFWLIRHYPATRLSAFSFLTPVMGVLAGVAFLDEPLTPAIIAAMTLVGIGIFLANRPPQGPNRRTP
- a CDS encoding CHRD domain-containing protein, which produces MKRLGLRLFTCLALTMGSAWAAPEYYSATLSGLNESPPVVSLGTGTVQIGYDAAAQTLSVDVDFANLVGTTVAAHLHCCAAPGLNDGVAVGLIGFASGVTGATYSRLFDLTDTSIFSSGFLAGDGGGTAAGAATALTTALANGQVYLNIHTNVYPAGEIRGNLVLGRGQGVPEPGALALLALALMALALTRRDGRLCLARSATRRAA
- a CDS encoding zinc-binding alcohol dehydrogenase family protein, translated to MKAIAYQHTLPIDHADALQDITLPDPVATGRDLLVEIKAISVNPVDTKIRQNVAPEAGQWKVLGWDAAGVVRAVGPEVAHFKVGDRVWYAGDLTRAGTNAELHLVDERIVGHMPATLDFAQAAALPLTAITAWEMLFDRLQLVPGKQATGQQLLIIGASGGVGSIMTQLARRLTGVTVIGTASRPETQAWVRELGAHHVVDHSRPLAAEVARLGPITHVVSLNQTDAHFAQIVELIAPQGRFGLIDDPAALDVRALKRKSLSLHWEFMYTRSMFGTADMIAQHQLLEEIAALVDAGLLRSTVGDHFGRINATNLKRAHAKLESNTARGKIVLEGF